A single region of the Streptomyces sp. NBC_00236 genome encodes:
- a CDS encoding DUF305 domain-containing protein has product MVLAGGAVLLLALGLVALMLVRPSSSAPSATASAAAPAEASADVGFARDMAVHHQQAVEMSFIVRDRTSDVAVRRLAYDIINTQANQRGMMLGWLETWGRAKSSPGPPMAWMGHTVTPRDGALMPGMATDTELDALRAAKGRDAEVRFLRLMTAHHRAGAEMAQAAATAAGTDEIRNLASGMVLGQRSEIALMADMLKARGATA; this is encoded by the coding sequence ATGGTGCTGGCCGGCGGGGCCGTGCTGCTGCTCGCGCTCGGTCTGGTCGCGCTGATGCTCGTACGCCCTTCCTCCTCGGCGCCCTCCGCCACCGCGTCCGCCGCGGCTCCCGCCGAGGCCTCGGCCGATGTCGGATTCGCGCGCGACATGGCGGTCCACCACCAGCAGGCCGTCGAGATGTCGTTCATTGTCCGGGACCGCACCTCCGATGTGGCGGTGCGCCGGCTCGCGTACGACATCATCAACACCCAGGCCAACCAGCGCGGCATGATGCTGGGCTGGCTGGAGACGTGGGGCCGTGCGAAGAGCTCACCCGGGCCGCCCATGGCGTGGATGGGCCATACCGTCACACCGCGGGACGGCGCACTGATGCCCGGTATGGCGACCGACACCGAGCTCGACGCGCTCCGCGCGGCCAAGGGCCGGGACGCCGAGGTGCGCTTCCTGAGGCTGATGACCGCGCATCACCGGGCCGGGGCTGAGATGGCGCAGGCGGCCGCCACCGCGGCGGGGACCGACGAGATCCGGAACCTGGCCTCGGGCATGGTCCTGGGGCAGCGGTCGGAGATCGCCCTCATGGCCGACATGCTCAAGGCGCGCGGGGCCACGGCCTGA